The genomic region CATGAGGCAAAGGAAACACTTGAGTTGCTGGGAGACCCAGAAGCAGACGCCGAGCTTGACCAGTTGCTTCGATCAAGTGATGCTGAGATGACACGTCAACAACTGTACACAGATGCCGTCAAGGGCAAACATGATTTGTATTCACAGCTGGCCGAAGTGGAATTCGAGAGAGAAACCAAGGAGATGGATGTCGAACTGAAGAAGAATCACCATCTATGGGGTTTGGAGTGGTCGAGACTGGCAGACCCAGGTGCAAAGTTTTAATGATATGGAAATACATCAAGGTAAGACTCGGAGGTACCCCCAGCCTTGCAAGGTGACACTATGTTATATCGGACTAACAATTTGAGCGCCTCTGTAGTGTATAGTATGGAACTGACGGTACTGTCTTGAACAACCCTTCTGTTTTATATAACCTAGACAGCATCGACGCTCATGTCTTCTGCTTTTTTGTGGTATTCTCGTTGCTGTGCCGTCTACCGCTCCGTTTACTCATTGCTCGATCCCCATTTTCGATAGACTTTATTCCTTCGCCTTTCTCCTTTGCCTCATTATCCTCACGATCCCCTTCATCGTCTGCATAATCAGCGTGCTCGCCATTATCACTCTCAATATCGCCTTGAATCTCCCCACGGCTGGTAGGAAAGAGTTTGCGCCATGTTCCATCAAGCGCCTGGCCATCATTCCCATGAAGGCCAACCTGATATGCAGTCTTCATAGCAGAGATGCACACGTCACGTCTTTTTGCAAAGTCAAACATTGGTTTTGGATATGTTCCCTCCTCGGTACTGTTCAACCCATCGCCCTTTATGCGGACACCTGCCTTTCTCTGATCCGGAAGAGGGGCTTTCCACGGCTCGTAGATGTACTTGGAGTCCATATTTTTGAGCTCTGGCACATAACGACGGATGAAATTTCCTTCCTTGTCCCACTTCTGGCCAAAGGCTATCGGGCTATAGCAACGGAAGTACTGGGAAAAGAAGGCTGTACAAGACAGCCACTGCCAGTTGCCAGCATTACAAGCCGGCTCATGGTCTATGAGCCATTCCTCGAAGACCTCGCAACCTCTCTCCCAGTCGATATAGCAACCGCCCCTTGTCAGAAAGCAGGCAACCGCATGTCGTCCCAGGTGGTGTATCCAGCCTTCATCTTTTAGCTGTCTCATCAAGGCATCTATCCAGGGGAACCCAGTCATTCCAACTCTCCATCTTCTAAACCAGATCTCTGCCTCCTCAGAGTCAATGTGATACTCTCCAGTAATGAGTCCCGTTTCCGAATCTCTCTTGGAGGGCAAGTGCCAGGGAATGAAACGACAATACGGATTGTTCGCCGTCTGCGAGAAGACATAACCCAAAGCAGCTTGAGCGGCAAAGTACATGTCTCTGAAAAGTAGTTGGCCAATGAGACTTTCGGGGGGGGTTGAAGCACCCTTTCCATAGGAATCGACGATTTCCCTTACTCGCCAGTAGAACAGACGCACAGAAAGCGCCCCGAAGTGCAAAAATGGCGAGAGGAGAGTGGTAGCTTGTGGCTCGAATTGAGCTGGATTCGTCTTGGGTTTCTGGAAAGTTGCAGTGTATTTCTTGTCTGCAATTAGCTTGTTGAGTTCTTTCAACGCTCGCGTTTCTCCTCCACGATGGGGTGTGGTCGCAGGTGGGAAGCCCAGTTCCTCCATTGTTTCAATGGCAAAGTCATCGTTTGGCCCCGCTATCCTGGTGTAAGCTTTATCTCCTTCTGTTCGAAATCCTGCATTGAAATCTGGCTTGGTACTCGGTTCGTCCTGCTCAAAGTTGACGGGCATGTCTCCTGGATCCGGAAGATGCTTGGGAGCAGGAATGGGTTTCCGGATCTCACCAAGCTTGCTCCCTGCAGTTTGAAGCTGCGTGATAGACATTGTTGGCTTTCCGCCATGCTTCTCGACTATCTGGTCACTATCCCACAACGTCCTGCCCGAACGGACAAGTACTTCGACACCGGCATCTTTAGCCGCCTGGACAACAACGCTATCTCTCTCGCGACCATAACTGTCTGTGTCTTTTTCGAAGACCAGGTGAGTGACCTTCCATGCCTTGAAGAGTTTGGGAAACAGAGTTTGTGGTGCTTCTCTGAGAACAAAGAGTTTTGACTTGGGGTTCACCTGTGAAATAGATCGGGAGAGGTCATTCTGGCAATCCAGGCTTTACTTCGTCAGAACAACTGCATATCAACGAGCaacttttctctctctctttcttacAGAAACTGCCATCTATTAAGGCCTCCTCTCGCTCGGTATACGTAATGAGGATCCCACGTAAAGATAGGCCAAAGAACAGCTGGGTCAAGGTCTAAAGCCGCTTTGAGAGCAGGTGAATCGTGAAGTCGCAAATCTGTTCGGAACCAATAAATCACACGAGGTtttgccatcttcaaaaTTTGATGTAATACTGTCGTAATACGAAGCCAAGATCATTGAGCAGTTGGGCATATCACTTTTCAGATGTATTTCCTAGTCGAAAAGTCATGATGTCAACACTCGTCAGACCCCAGCCACCAACTTTATGGCCACTCAGCTAGTGAGTGTCTGGGACAATCAGAAAGAGCACGTTAGCTACGCATTATGGCAAATTTGTCTATCCATACGTTCAGTTTGTTTACTAACGCAAGTTATGATGCTTTGTGAAGTCCTTCGAAGCATACACAGGATTCTAAGTAGAGTTTAATAATTATGCTGCTCTTGCAGTACCATAGAGGTAATGAGATTGAAGATCAAGAATAAGACATACTGAGGTAAATTTTGACATAAACTTATGCAGTTTCACAATTAATTCAAGAGACTTTTCATTATCTACCTATTTATTGTTTAGCCCCTTGGGAGGAGATCTTCAGCTATTTCGCTTTCCAAGAAATACCTATATTAAGTCTAATGTCTATGTTAAGCTTTGAACTGAATTGCCCACGGCGGAGGTTATTGATTGATTGCATCTTGTCAAGCAGGCAGGAATGGAATCGGTAAACAACAGCCCCGAATCAGACAACGAGCATGTGCAAAGTCTGCCACATCACCATCAAACTTAGCCTTGGGTGAACAGCTCTTCTCGTGATATTACGGCATGACTGCATGGACATGATAGGAAAAATGAGACCATGAGACGTACACGGTGAGACATTAGCCTGACCTACAATGACCTCTCCAGTGCAAGAGTTCGGTTTACCAATAGTCTCGCGAATGGTTTGCCTTCGGTGAGTCTCAAGACCATTCTAGGCGGAACATGCATTTAGAAATCGTGGTTGTGTATCCATTCGCTGAAGAACGAGCCCATCCCCTTCTCCAGGGAGTCGTCACGGCAGCCGTAATACAGCACGTGGGCAATGTTGTTCTGGTGCTGCTATTCAGTTGCTCTTGTTAAGGAGTTTTCAACTGTAGCCGAGACATAACTTTCTTATCCCCGAGCCCCCAAATCTCACACATACCATGTCTCACTTGCAGCACAATCGCCCGAGCATTCGCGTGAGACAATAAGATACGATTTGGCTCGAGCATGGAGCAAGTATGATGGCACTTCCGGTTTGTCATATCTCCTTTGTTTTCTTCCTTGATAAGTCCAATTCAAGACAACTATTGTACACTATTAGCACGTAGCTTTTTGATCAACTTAGTTAGCAACGGATCTGGGAGTGTGCATCTGCGGGTCTTACACATGCAGGTAATATTGGGAATAGCATTCATTTCCCACAACAGCAAATAGCTCAGTACTACTAAATGCTAATGCGGCTCAACTTCTATAGATATTAACTTATCTAACAAGAGCCCCATCGACTATTGAAAACGGCGGCAATGAACACTACAGCCACATATAAACGGTATCATTTACATCCACATAAAAATCTTCATTCTGTCAAAATCCATGTTAATCTTATAAGTCAACTATAAGTCTCCCCGCATGTTGAAAGTGGAGACCAAAGTAAACAAAATGACTCCAGCTAAacaaataaataaaaaaacaaGTAAACACTAGTTGCTGAGTCCTTTTGCAGCACACGCCTGTCTAAGGTTTTAATCTACTGGTATAGACTATTGATTCTCTTCGGCGTCAATATAATTTCCACTGAGGGGGAGACTGCGACGACTCTTTCCTTCAAGCAATAAGATAGACAGAGTTGTCgtttaataattaatataaagtcCAATATTATACAGAATAGGACATGATCAAATTATTCTAttgacaagaagctcgtcaTTGGCCAATGGATGGATCATTGAATCTCATTTGATGAATAGTGTTagtacctaggtaggtaggcaaTAGGGTAAGGTAACTGATGGTCAGAAGACGATCTTTCCCACAGTCAGAATGAAATGCTCAGCATTTATGAAGATCCATGAAGAAATCTCGACCACAGCTACTTTTGGACAGCATCGCCGGAAGAACTGACTGAAAAGGGAATCGGCATACAGGAACATTAGCCATGCGTTTATGGCGGACAGCAGATAAATCTAACTGAGCTACAGTCAGTCAATGATGACGTCGACAGAGACAAGACGGGCGCTGCTGTACTCGTGCCCGACGCCGAGGTATATTGGTGATCTAAGCGAAGCATGGCATGGTGAAAAACAGGCGGCAAATGCACTGTTCGCGGCTCGAGATAGAAAACTCTGACTGCAATGACATCGGAAGCGTGTCCTGTCAAGTTCAGGAGGATGATCGGCGGATCCAATTGAGACCCGTGCATGTCGATATCCACATTGTGAGTGCATATAACTGTGTACGTGTACGATGCTAAAAAGACCCGAGACAGTTCAGTTCACCTCATACAACACGCAACTAGAACAGCTTTAGCACTGATACAATAGACACCCGATAGGACGCGATGCGGTTATTGGTAAGCCACCGCCGGAGCCTACAAACTGACTAACACAGGTCCAGGACAGACGGCGGACCTGGGTCAGATTCATGATAGTCTGCGGGCGTAGTAGTCCAGACCACAATAGCATTTGGAGATGTGGGTGTGGAACACGGAATGGTAAAGCATCATTGGTAGTGATCAGATCTAGACCCAAGCATCCTGatcaagaaagagaagaaaattTCCTGTGTCCATCGCAAGCCAATGTTATATAAAATTGGTCAGTGAGGCGAGATGCTTTACTCACGTACCTGGATACATACACAATGGCATGAGATGCGAGTGTGCAAGAGTATGGCTGCACCCTATTATTAGAACTTTTGAATCCCAAATGCAATGCGGGGCTCAAGCAAGCGAGTGAGTGATCGACGGCCAGTTACCAGGCCTGCATCATTCAAGAACTGGTCTCTATGATGGCTTAGATGTAGAATGAAAGGTTCCCATACAAGACATCTGGCTGTTGTTGCTATTACATCCACAAACTTTGAAAATAAACCATAGGACACAATTCACGGGGAGCAATGGGAAACTCTGATGAACAAACGCCTTGagtgaaaagaagaaacagaatgATCCGCGATCGCCAATCATACATGGCTTTGGCCCTGTCGAGATTTCCCCGGAACTACCGCGACGAGGGTCACCTTGCATCCAGGCTTTCGTCATACCACAGTAACACACCATGGCGCAAGGGATGCATCCCCTGTTTCCAGAGCACCTTGCTTGCGAAATATTTTGTTCGGTGCACAGATGAAGGGCCATCATGCTGGTAGAAAGACCCAGACACTGACAATGGCCATAGCGAAAGGCTCGGTAAAACCGGCTGATTAGTTTTAGCTTACATTGTCTGAGTTGGGTGAGGTTCCGCTAGGAGCaaatcaaggctgaggaacACACAGTCGAGCAAGTCTATGAACGCGTCGCCCAGCAGCTCGGAAAAGCAAGGGCCAGGAATTCAACTTCATCGGCAGTCAGACACGGCTCAGATGGAGATGGTCGtctgaaaaaaaaaaaaaaaataataaacgCGTTCCGAGTGATTTGCATCGAACGGCTTGATGTCGCAGATAAGTAAGTGAGGTAGTATGACTATGAGCATGGGGACAATAGGTTCGGCTAGGAAAAGTAACAAGCCCGACGCGAACTCGAAACTAAGACAAGGGCAGTATTAACACTTCAAAACAGCCTTGTACTGAGTTGAGTGAGATGTCTTTCAGCAAACTAGTGAGGAGGGCTAATGCCAAACAACAAACAATGGGTGGGAGAACAAAGGCAATTTCGTTGAATAGAGTGTATGATGACCTCAGCAGGGCATTCTCAGGTTCTGGTCTATCAGAGACAAAGCAAGGAACTTCTGGAAGCAAGGGAGACAAGACCATGGAGGTCAATGTGTCTCATGAGGCGGTTGCGATATAGCAACCAGACCGTTCGTTGCGAAACGAGCAGAATAATCAGGGCCGCATCTGGTGATTTCGAGTCACTGAACAGGCCCGTGCTGGGTTCCAACTCTGAACTTCAAAGTCATTTCTTCGTTTTCCTGCATCGCCTTTCATAACCAAGGCGTCATTTGCTTATGCTAACACGTATTGCTGTGCATGAGCCAGCCACAGATGGAGGCAAGGGTCTGTCACTTTTAATATCtatacctaccttacctgACATCGAAAAACAGGGTGCCGGCAGCGAACCTTACGACACTTCAGTTGTATGTATCTTGGCTTCCATACCCTCTGAAATCTCGGTGTGGAAGCCTCACAAGTGACAACGAGTGCCAACTTTGTCTGCCACGTTTTCTCCCTCCCATGTCATCGGGGACGAAGAGGGATTTCCAAATGGTTGACTCAAAAATGTATGGGGAACTAGGATATAAGCggaaagaagatgaaacAGTAACCGGGATCTGGGATGCTCATGCTTTCGTGGCATGGGTCCATTGTCGGTATTTGCTGCGAATTCCAAAAATTATTCAGCTGCTTACTGACCTCCTTCATTTTTTTAGCCCAGACAGCCAATCTAATTATTACCATGCTGTCAGAGTTGGAGAGTCATTCCTATGTAACCTTAACCTCAGGACCTATCCCCTGTCTGAGTATGCTTTCATCGATCTTCGATTCATTACTCGATGATGAAGTGACCGCTCCGATAAGATTTCACAGTTTTCGTTGAGAACGCCAAAGTGAATGATTCCCCGTTGCTATTTACTCTCACCAGTTTCGACTTTCCAATACAACCTCATGTCAACAAATAATAACAAACTTGGTCTCACAACTCAAAAATTTATGTTGGATTAGATCGAGGAATCTAACGCCAACGAGGCTAGAGTCAGGTACCCGATCCCAGTGTCCAATGAGGGCGTCAGCAGTTAGATTAAAAGAGGGCCCCTCGGCTCTTAATTGCACACACTTCGCAGTGTGGTTGCGTGGAGGCAGCGGGGAAGACAGAGGC from Fusarium oxysporum Fo47 chromosome III, complete sequence harbors:
- a CDS encoding FAD binding domain of DNA photolyase-domain-containing protein, producing the protein MAKPRVIYWFRTDLRLHDSPALKAALDLDPAVLWPIFTWDPHYVYRARGGLNRWQFLLDCQNDLSRSISQVNPKSKLFVLREAPQTLFPKLFKAWKVTHLVFEKDTDSYGRERDSVVVQAAKDAGVEVLVRSGRTLWDSDQIVEKHGGKPTMSITQLQTAGSKLGEIRKPIPAPKHLPDPGDMPVNFEQDEPSTKPDFNAGFRTEGDKAYTRIAGPNDDFAIETMEELGFPPATTPHRGGETRALKELNKLIADKKYTATFQKPKTNPAQFEPQATTLLSPFLHFGALSVRLFYWRVREIVDSYGKGASTPPESLIGQLLFRDMYFAAQAALGYVFSQTANNPYCRFIPWHLPSKRDSETGLITGEYHIDSEEAEIWFRRWRVGMTGFPWIDALMRQLKDEGWIHHLGRHAVACFLTRGGCYIDWERGCEVFEEWLIDHEPACNAGNWQWLSCTAFFSQYFRCYSPIAFGQKWDKEGNFIRRYVPELKNMDSKYIYEPWKAPLPDQRKAGVRIKGDGLNSTEEGTYPKPMFDFAKRRDVCISAMKTAYQVGLHGNDGQALDGTWRKLFPTSRGEIQGDIESDNGEHADYADDEGDREDNEAKEKGEGIKSIENGDRAMSKRSGRRHSNENTTKKQKT